The Synechococcus sp. WH 8101 sequence CACTGCAGTGGGAGCGGTGGGACTCGAACCCACATGCCCGAGGGCGCTCGATTTTGAGTCGAGTCCGTCTACCAATTCCGGCACGCTCCCATGCGGCTGATGTTATGCGACGAGCAGCCGAGGCACCGCCGAATCAGCCAGCTTGCCGTTGCAATCGGGCACCGCTGGCTCCGAGTTTGGCTTCGATCGCGTCGTAGCCCCGGTCGAGATGGTTCAGGCCCGAGACCTGGCTTTTGCCGCGGGCAGCCAGTGCGGCCAGCACCATGGCGGCTGCGGCACGCAGATCGCTGCCGGTCACCGGGGCGGCGCTGAGTTGGGGCACCCCTTCCACCACGGCCGTGTTCCCCTGCAGGCGGATGGAGGCTCCCATCCGTTGCAGCTCGGCCACGTGCTGCATGCGGTTTTCGTAGATCTTTTCGGTGATCACGCTGGTGCCGCGGGCTGTGGCCAGAAGGGCCATGAAGGGAGCCTGCAGGTCGGTTGGGAAGCCTGGAAAGGGCTGGGTGGTGAGATCAACGCCCTGGATGTCGCCCGGCGTGATGGTGATGCCTTCGTCATCGATCTCGAGATCGCAGCCGCAGTCGCGCAGTTTCTGCAGCACGGCACTGAGATGTTCTGGCACCACCGGCGCTACTCGCAGCCGGGAGCGGGTGATGGCCGCTGCGAGCAAAAACGTTCCCGCTTCGATCCGATCTGGAATCACGGCGTAGGTGCAGCCATGAAGGGCTTCGACGCCTTCCACGGTGATGGTGGGGCCGCCGGCGCCCGTGATCCGGGCTCCCATGGTGTTCAGCAGGTTGGCCAGATCCTGCAC is a genomic window containing:
- the murA gene encoding UDP-N-acetylglucosamine 1-carboxyvinyltransferase, which translates into the protein MPAAAPVSQEILKPLLEIEGGHRLSGELKVSGAKNSALVLMTAALLCNEPLRLSNVPELTDIDGMSEILRALGVHVKRDGSTVEIHAGQLQHGEPPYDLVNGLRASFFAIGPLLGRLGSAKVPLPGGCRIGARPVVEHIRGLKALGAVVNVEHGVVSAAVPGRSKRLRGASIVLDCPSVGATETILMAAVLADGTSVIENAAQEPEVQDLANLLNTMGARITGAGGPTITVEGVEALHGCTYAVIPDRIEAGTFLLAAAITRSRLRVAPVVPEHLSAVLQKLRDCGCDLEIDDEGITITPGDIQGVDLTTQPFPGFPTDLQAPFMALLATARGTSVITEKIYENRMQHVAELQRMGASIRLQGNTAVVEGVPQLSAAPVTGSDLRAAAAMVLAALAARGKSQVSGLNHLDRGYDAIEAKLGASGARLQRQAG